The following coding sequences lie in one Arachis hypogaea cultivar Tifrunner chromosome 9, arahy.Tifrunner.gnm2.J5K5, whole genome shotgun sequence genomic window:
- the LOC112710597 gene encoding autophagy-related protein 8i produces the protein MGGSSSFKDEFTFVQRLEESRDIIAKYPDRVPVIVERYAKCDLPQLEKKKYLVPRDLSVGHFIHILSSRLRLPPGKALFVFVKNTLPQTATLVDSVYQSFRDEDGFLYMYYSTEKTFG, from the exons ATGGGAGGAAGCtccagtttcaaggatgaatttacCTTCG TGCAAAGGCTTGAAGAATCGCGAGATATTATAGCCAAATACCCCGATCGAGTTCCC GTGATTGTGGAGAGATATGCGAAATGCGACCTGCCTCAGTTGGAGAAGAAAAA ATACCTTGTTCCCCGCGACCTGTCAGTCGGTCATTTCATTCATATTCTGAGTTCTAGGCTTCGTCTGCCCCCTGGAAAAGCTCTCTTTGTGTTTGTCAAGAATACATTACCTCAAACTG CTACTCTTGTGGACTCTGTTTATCAATCATTCAGGGACGAGGATGGGTTTCTTTACATGTATTATAGCACCGAGAAAACCTTTGGTTAA